The Flavobacterium galactosidilyticum nucleotide sequence TTTCAATTGCGCAAATGATACGCTTGAAAAGAATAATAGACCTAATAAGGTAAATAGTGCTTTTTTCATAATTTTTGAGTTTTTTTTATTACTACTAAATTCTACAATTATTCTGTGTGGAAATTAAGTCGATAATTTTTTTATTTTATGACTGCATTTTTAAATCTTATAGTGCTTAAATTTCATTGACCAGGATGATAGGTTCGCTGTGCATTTTTTTGAACATCTTCCTTATAAAATAGGACATCTTTGAATTTTCCCTCACGATACATTTCTGCTTGATCATAAAAATGTTTTGATTTTGGATCTCCGCTATTGCCTCCTGCTAATAAAGATTTTGCTTTAACTTTTGGTCCAAATTCTACCGCACATACAAAACTATTTCCGTTGAAACCGTAACGCTTTTTAGTGTCTTTTTGATAATTGCTTTTGTAAGCTGGCAAACTCCCCCATAGCGCTGGACCATATCCAATAGGTAGACTTTCTTTGGCATCATCATAAACTAAGTCAATAGCTCCGCAACTTCTTTGAAAACGATTGAGCTCTCCCCAAGGAATTTGCCAAGTTCCAAACTTGGTTTTCAATTCATTTACAACCATTTGTAATTGAGGAATTAATTGTTCTGGAAGAGCACTTTTTACAAAATTTTTAGTATTTTCTACTTGGTCCATTTCACCTTCATCAACATATACTTTTTGAATAATTGGATCTAATTTGTAAGCCCATTCGATGGCTAATGTTGTAGCAACAGAATTTTCTTTGGTGTAGTAATCCCATTTTTTTAATAGGTTAATAGGCTCAATTAATTCAGCATAAACTGCATTATCCTTATTTATATTTTTTTCGAAAGAAGCTACTAAGGCTGGAATCAAAAATTCAAAAGCTGTAAGTTTTGTGTCATAACCATCAGCAATTACTTTGTCTGAAGTATAGTCTTTGCCTTTACTTAATAGGCGTACCGCATTTAATCCTCTAAAACTTTCTCCATCAGGCGCCATATATGGTAAGTAATTTTCTCTTTTTGGACTATTTCCGCCCGCAACAGAATAAGGTGTTGAGTTGCAATTTTGTAACCAGCCATTTATAGGGTTATAAGAATGTACCGTCTCTGAAACGCTGTGTAATCCTTTCCATTGTGTTGCTGAGGTGGTACCATCCATCAGTTTTGACCAATTTAGTTTTTTATCTCTTACAGGAATAAAATTTCCATGCCAGTACGCAATATTGCCTTCTTTGTCAGCATAAACGGTATTATTTGAAGTATTGGCTTTTAAGTCCATTGCTTTTTTATAATCCTCAAATCCTTTTGCTTTGGTGCGAACCCAACTCTGTTCCAAACTTTTCATCGAACGATTATTGGATTTTAAGCTAATCCATTTTCCATCTCTTTTGGCCATTATCGGACCGTGGTTGGTGAAATACGTTTTGAATGTTTTAGGAATTAGTTTTCCGTTTTCCAGATATTTGATTGTAATTTTTTTTTCAATTACAGGTAACAATTTCTTGTCATATTCGTAAAATAATTTGTTGTTTTTAGTGATAATTTTTTCGGAATACATATCCGCTACATCTACATTTGATGAGGTATGCATCCAGCCACAGCTTTCATTAAATCCTTGGTAAATAAAAAATTGTCCCCAAGTTACGGCTCCATAAGCGTTCAATCCTTCTTCGCTGCTCATTTGTATTTCTGGGCGGAAATAAAAAGTAGTATGTGGATTGATATATAAAATAGCATTTCCAGAAACTGTTTTTGAAGGTGCAATTGCAAATCCATTAGAGCCCGTTTGAACATCTTTCTCCCTTTCGATATAAGCAACTTTATCATTATTTCCAGAATAGAAAGCTTTTAATTCACCCGTCGAAAGGTCAGCAGTGCTAATGGCTCCAATACTTCCATCAGTCCACAGTAAAGGAAACCAAGGCTCAAAATGAGTCAGTAAAGCAGGTTTTACTTCTGGGTGCTTGTAGAGATAAAAGTTTATTCCATCCGCATAACTGTTTAATAGTTTTTTTAACCAAGGTGCTGCTTTTTTATAATCCGCTTTTGCTTCTTCAGTATCAATTAAAAGTTTTATTTCTAAATCATTATACAAAACTGATTGTCCTTTAAGTTCTGAAAGGCGTCCAAGTTTTTCGATATAATTCATTTCTACTCGTTTGAAATCATCTTCACATTGGGCATATAGCATCCCAAAAACAGCATCGGCATCGGTCTTACCGTACACGTGAGCAATTCCCCAATTGTCTCTGATAATGCTTACTTGCTTAGCTAGTTTTTCGAGCCTTTCAATTTCTTTTATAGTTATCTTTTGGGAAAACATTGGTAAGTTAAAACAAAAAACTAAAAGGAGTAACGGTAAATAATTCTTGATGTAGTTCATTTTATTTTATTTTAAATTTTTGACCTTCAGTATAAATAGCCATTTCTAGGCTTTTGATACTTACTAAATTTTCTTTTTGGGATTTTGTTATTCCCTTTGGTTTCTTAACCACAACTACCTCGCTTTCGCCAGCAATTTCGATTTCCTTATTTCGAACAATTAAAGCGGTACTTTCATCAATACCAATACCAATGTGATCTGGAAATTCAACTAATGCAGACAGTAACCGATTGTACCGACTTCTTTTCATGAAATGTTGGTCGATAATTACATTTTTAATAAGACCTAAACCTACTGTGGTTTCAAGATTATTGTATCTAATATTATCGAAGGTTTCTGAGTATTTAGTTTGTAGTTTTTGATTTCCCGTAATCATGTGTTCGCACATTACTGCAGCTCCAGCGCTGGTTCCCGCAATTGTACTTCCGTTTTCGTAAGCTTTGTGAATGGCAGTGTAAACAGGAGTGTTTTTGACGACATTCATAAACCGAGTTTGATCACCACCGCTAATGAATATAAGTTTAGCGTTTTGCAAAGAATCATTCAGCACTTTATTATTCACCATCGTTTTATCATAGTTCATCATGATAATTGGATTTGGAGTCAGATTTTGTAATTGAGATTTAAAGTAGGTAAAAGATTCCACAGGTTCGCCACTGGACATGGGTAAAACAACTATGTAATCATTTTTCTTTAGTTCGGATAAATTAAGTAATTGTGTCATTAATTCATCAGAGCGATCTCCGCCTCCAATAATGAATAATTTGCCTTTTGGACTTTGTGCTTGCATTGTACTCAAACATAAAAACGCAAATAGTGTTAGACATGATTTAATATAACAGTTGGATCTTAGTATTTTTTTCATTGGTTGTTGAGTGAGTTTATGGTTTGATGGAGAGTTAAATAGCGTTTTTAGAGCGATACATTTCTTTTGAAGGCGCAACCTAATTCAATGATAGAATCCGTTTTTGCGATTCCTGGAATATTATCAATTTTTTCATAGAGAATGCTTCGCATGTGTTCATGATCTTTAGCAATTATCTTTATGTAAAGAGTATAGGATCCAGTGATATAATAGCATTCTGTTATTTCTGGAATTTTTTTCAACTCTTCTATAATTCTAGTTGAGTCTTGATCTTTATTTAAAGTCAATCCTGTGAATGAACCCCAATCATAACCTACTTTTTTTTCATTAATTACTGGTTTTATTCCCGTAAGAATTCCTTGTTCGGTTAATCTATTGATACGCTGATGTACCATTGTATTTGATATTTTTAGATGGGTAGCAATAGCTGAATAGGCCATTCTTCCATCTTTCTCTAATTCTTTGATGATTTTGATATCGAATTCGTCTAATATTTCCATTTTTTTAAAATTATAAATAAAGCTTTTGCGTTGCTCTAAATGTACTTATTTTTATTTGTTCGTAAAAGCATCTTTAAATAGAAACTATTATTTAATAATGACTTAATTTGGGTCTAAAATAGTTAAATATTTTTTAAAAACACCTGTTTTTAAGTCAAATAATATATTTCAATTGGCTATTAGAAAAAAAATAGTAATTTTGTCCTTTATCACTTAAAATCATAACATCATGGCACATACAGAACAAAACCTTTCTCCAAAATCGGAAGCGTTGATAGCAAAAGAGAATCAATACGGAGCTCACAATTACCATCCTTTACCAGTAGTTTTAGAAAGAGGAGAAGGAGTATTTGTTTGGGATGTTGATGGAAAAAAATATTTCGATTTTTTATCAGCTTATTCAGCCGTAAATCAAGGACATTGTCACCCAAAAATTGTTGGAGCTATGGTAAAACAAGCGCAAACATTAACGTTGACTTCTCGTGCTTTTCATAATGATCAGTTAGGTCCTTATGAAGAATATGTGACTAAGTATTTTGGTTTTGATAAAGTACTTCCTATGAATACGGGAGCTGAAGCAGTGGAGACGGCATTAAAATTATGTAGAAAATGGGCTTACGAAGTAAAAGGAATTCCTGAAAATGAAGCACAAATTATTGTTTGTGAAAACAATTTTCACGGAAGAACAACTACAATTATTTCGTTTTCAAATGATGAAACAGCTCGTAAAAACTTCGGTCCTTACACCGCTGGATTTATCAAAATACCGTATGATGATGCAGAGGCTTTAGAAAAAGTATTAAAATCAACAAAAAATATCGCCGGTTTTCTAGTAGAACCCATTCAGGGTGAAGCTGGTGTTTATGTGCCTAGCGAAGGATATTTAGCTAAAGCAAAAGCCCTTTGTGAAGAACATGATGTTTTATTTATTGCTGATGAGGTTCAGACAGGAATTGCTCGTACAGGGCGATTATTGGCAACGTGCGGTAATTGTGATTGTAAGAATGGTTGTGAAGATAAACCAGAAGTAAAGCCAGATATTCTTATTTTAGGAAAAGCAATTTCTGGTGGTGTTTATCCAGTTTCGGCAGTTTTAGCAAATGATGCTATTATGAATGTTATCAAGCCAGGACAACACGGATCAACTTTTGGTGGAAATCCTATTGCTGCGGCTGTTGCTATTGCTGCGCTTGAAGTCGTAAAAGATGAAAATTTAGCACAAAATGCAGCTTATTTAGGTGAAGTTTTAAGAAATGGTTTGAACGAAATAGCTTCTAGAAATCCACTAATTACTTGGGTAAGAGGTAAAGGATTATTAAATGCTATTGTCGTGGATTGCGATGAAGAATCTGATTTAGCTTGGAATCTTTGTATGAAATTTAGCGAATATGGTTTATTGGCTAAGCCAACGCACGGTAATAAAATTAGATTTGCTCCGCCATTAGTAATCACAGAGTCTCAAATTCAGGAGTGTTTAGGAATTATAGAAAGAGCTTTTAACGATTTTAAATAATTTTAGCTACATGGATAAAATT carries:
- a CDS encoding cyanophycinase, which codes for MKKILRSNCYIKSCLTLFAFLCLSTMQAQSPKGKLFIIGGGDRSDELMTQLLNLSELKKNDYIVVLPMSSGEPVESFTYFKSQLQNLTPNPIIMMNYDKTMVNNKVLNDSLQNAKLIFISGGDQTRFMNVVKNTPVYTAIHKAYENGSTIAGTSAGAAVMCEHMITGNQKLQTKYSETFDNIRYNNLETTVGLGLIKNVIIDQHFMKRSRYNRLLSALVEFPDHIGIGIDESTALIVRNKEIEIAGESEVVVVKKPKGITKSQKENLVSIKSLEMAIYTEGQKFKIK
- the rocD gene encoding ornithine--oxo-acid transaminase, whose translation is MAHTEQNLSPKSEALIAKENQYGAHNYHPLPVVLERGEGVFVWDVDGKKYFDFLSAYSAVNQGHCHPKIVGAMVKQAQTLTLTSRAFHNDQLGPYEEYVTKYFGFDKVLPMNTGAEAVETALKLCRKWAYEVKGIPENEAQIIVCENNFHGRTTTIISFSNDETARKNFGPYTAGFIKIPYDDAEALEKVLKSTKNIAGFLVEPIQGEAGVYVPSEGYLAKAKALCEEHDVLFIADEVQTGIARTGRLLATCGNCDCKNGCEDKPEVKPDILILGKAISGGVYPVSAVLANDAIMNVIKPGQHGSTFGGNPIAAAVAIAALEVVKDENLAQNAAYLGEVLRNGLNEIASRNPLITWVRGKGLLNAIVVDCDEESDLAWNLCMKFSEYGLLAKPTHGNKIRFAPPLVITESQIQECLGIIERAFNDFK
- a CDS encoding penicillin acylase family protein, translating into MNYIKNYLPLLLLVFCFNLPMFSQKITIKEIERLEKLAKQVSIIRDNWGIAHVYGKTDADAVFGMLYAQCEDDFKRVEMNYIEKLGRLSELKGQSVLYNDLEIKLLIDTEEAKADYKKAAPWLKKLLNSYADGINFYLYKHPEVKPALLTHFEPWFPLLWTDGSIGAISTADLSTGELKAFYSGNNDKVAYIEREKDVQTGSNGFAIAPSKTVSGNAILYINPHTTFYFRPEIQMSSEEGLNAYGAVTWGQFFIYQGFNESCGWMHTSSNVDVADMYSEKIITKNNKLFYEYDKKLLPVIEKKITIKYLENGKLIPKTFKTYFTNHGPIMAKRDGKWISLKSNNRSMKSLEQSWVRTKAKGFEDYKKAMDLKANTSNNTVYADKEGNIAYWHGNFIPVRDKKLNWSKLMDGTTSATQWKGLHSVSETVHSYNPINGWLQNCNSTPYSVAGGNSPKRENYLPYMAPDGESFRGLNAVRLLSKGKDYTSDKVIADGYDTKLTAFEFLIPALVASFEKNINKDNAVYAELIEPINLLKKWDYYTKENSVATTLAIEWAYKLDPIIQKVYVDEGEMDQVENTKNFVKSALPEQLIPQLQMVVNELKTKFGTWQIPWGELNRFQRSCGAIDLVYDDAKESLPIGYGPALWGSLPAYKSNYQKDTKKRYGFNGNSFVCAVEFGPKVKAKSLLAGGNSGDPKSKHFYDQAEMYREGKFKDVLFYKEDVQKNAQRTYHPGQ
- a CDS encoding Lrp/AsnC family transcriptional regulator, which encodes MEILDEFDIKIIKELEKDGRMAYSAIATHLKISNTMVHQRINRLTEQGILTGIKPVINEKKVGYDWGSFTGLTLNKDQDSTRIIEELKKIPEITECYYITGSYTLYIKIIAKDHEHMRSILYEKIDNIPGIAKTDSIIELGCAFKRNVSL